One part of the Sneathia vaginalis genome encodes these proteins:
- the nagE gene encoding N-acetylglucosamine-specific PTS transporter subunit IIBC produces MFGYLQKIGKALMVPVAVLPAAAVLMGIGYWIDPVGWGSNSQLAAFLIKSGAAIIDSMPILFAVGVAFGLSRDKNGAAALTGLVAFLVVTTLLSTNAVAQLTNTPVENVSPAFGKINNQFIGILCGVISGELYNRFYNIELPKFLAFFSGKRFVPIITSIVMLVVSFILLYVWPAIYSALVSFGIKIATLGPVGAGIYGFFNRLLIPVGLHHALNSVFWFNVAGINDIGRFWGSPELAYADLPEAVKGAYHVGMYQAGFFPIMMFGLLGACAAFIKTSKPQNRNKIMSIMVAAGFTSFFTGVTEPIEFAFMFVAPVLYLVHAILTAISVFIAASFNWVAGFGFSAGFVDFVLSSRLPNAHKPYMLILLGIIFFVLYYVIFTTLIRVFNLKTPGREDDEEGTEKVRKTKLNHNALATALIPLLGGLENIEEIDCCTTRLRLTVKDSSVINDKEIKKLVPGILKPNKKAVQVIIGPEVEFVADEIRNYIDKKSI; encoded by the coding sequence ATGTTCGGTTATTTACAAAAAATTGGAAAAGCCTTGATGGTTCCTGTTGCAGTATTACCTGCAGCGGCAGTTCTTATGGGAATAGGTTATTGGATTGACCCTGTTGGTTGGGGTAGTAATTCACAACTTGCAGCATTTCTTATTAAATCAGGAGCAGCAATAATAGACAGTATGCCTATATTATTTGCAGTTGGTGTTGCTTTTGGTCTTTCTAGAGATAAAAATGGTGCTGCAGCTTTAACAGGACTTGTAGCATTTTTAGTTGTTACTACATTACTTTCAACTAATGCTGTTGCACAACTTACAAATACTCCAGTTGAAAATGTTTCACCTGCATTTGGAAAAATAAATAATCAATTTATAGGTATTCTATGTGGGGTTATATCTGGAGAATTATACAACAGATTCTATAATATTGAATTACCTAAGTTTTTAGCATTCTTTAGTGGTAAGAGATTTGTTCCTATTATTACATCAATTGTAATGTTAGTAGTGTCATTTATTTTACTATACGTATGGCCAGCAATTTACTCAGCATTAGTTAGTTTTGGTATAAAGATTGCAACATTAGGACCTGTAGGTGCAGGGATTTATGGATTCTTTAATAGACTTTTAATACCAGTAGGACTACACCATGCATTAAATTCAGTTTTCTGGTTTAACGTTGCTGGTATAAATGATATAGGAAGATTCTGGGGATCACCTGAATTAGCATATGCCGATTTACCAGAAGCTGTAAAAGGAGCTTATCATGTTGGTATGTATCAAGCAGGATTTTTCCCTATTATGATGTTTGGTCTATTAGGAGCTTGTGCAGCATTTATTAAGACTTCTAAGCCACAAAATAGAAATAAGATAATGTCAATTATGGTGGCAGCAGGATTTACTTCATTTTTCACAGGAGTAACTGAACCTATAGAATTTGCATTTATGTTTGTTGCACCAGTACTATACTTAGTGCACGCAATCTTAACAGCTATATCAGTGTTTATAGCAGCAAGCTTTAATTGGGTAGCTGGATTTGGGTTCTCTGCAGGGTTTGTTGACTTTGTATTATCATCAAGATTACCAAATGCACATAAACCATACATGCTTATACTTTTAGGAATAATATTCTTCGTTCTTTACTATGTAATATTTACTACTTTAATAAGAGTATTTAATTTAAAGACACCAGGTAGAGAAGATGATGAAGAAGGTACTGAAAAAGTAAGAAAAACAAAATTAAATCATAATGCATTAGCAACTGCTTTAATACCATTACTTGGTGGTTTGGAAAATATAGAAGAAATAGATTGTTGTACAACAAGACTAAGATTAACAGTTAAAGATAGTTCTGTTATAAACGACAAAGAAATAAAGAAACTAGTTCCTGGTATATTAAAACCAAATAAAAAAGCAGTACAAGTAATTATTGGACCTGAAGTAGAATTTGTTGCTGATGAAATTAGAAATTATATTGACAAAAAATCTATATAA
- a CDS encoding DUF3800 domain-containing protein, protein MNLYIFSDESGVFDKKHNVVFVFAGIVFTDKNSVLKSMNKYINVERHIKRKLNMPKDIELKATMLNEDNKRKLLRSIKCDRRFFVVINQEKVFDRIFDDKKSKQRYLDYAYKMGIKRMLEKMGVDLSQIHNLYIYCDEHTIASNGVYDLKTGIYRELKIGTENFEYNFITKPILPNLQTVTVTYCDSKENALIRYTDILANRLFNILRSNKVVENKKDIITRLP, encoded by the coding sequence ATGAATTTATATATATTTTCAGATGAATCTGGTGTATTTGATAAGAAACACAATGTTGTTTTTGTGTTTGCAGGAATAGTATTTACAGATAAGAATAGTGTTCTAAAGAGTATGAATAAGTACATCAATGTAGAAAGGCATATAAAAAGGAAGTTAAATATGCCAAAAGATATAGAGCTAAAAGCAACTATGTTAAATGAAGATAATAAAAGAAAATTATTAAGATCTATAAAGTGTGATAGAAGATTTTTTGTTGTCATAAATCAAGAAAAAGTTTTTGATAGGATTTTTGATGATAAAAAAAGTAAACAAAGATACTTAGATTATGCATACAAGATGGGAATAAAAAGAATGTTAGAAAAAATGGGTGTTGATTTAAGTCAAATCCATAATTTATACATTTACTGTGATGAACATACAATTGCAAGTAATGGAGTTTATGATTTGAAAACAGGTATATATAGGGAATTAAAAATAGGGACAGAAAATTTTGAATATAACTTCATAACTAAGCCCATATTACCTAATTTACAGACAGTAACAGTTACATATTGTGATTCTAAAGAAAATGCCCTAATTAGATATACAGATATATTAGCTAATAGACTTTTTAATATATTAAGAAGTAATAAGGTCGTAGAAAACAAAAAAGATATAATAACAAGGTTGCCGTAA
- a CDS encoding tRNA 2-thiocytidine biosynthesis TtcA family protein, with the protein MKPLIDVERALQKKFKRVLWSPFIHALKDFNLVNEGDKIAVAISGGKDSLVLAKLFQELKRVSTVNFEVVFLSMNPGFTEENLKMLKENVKNLNIPCHIYDDNVFKIAQKMDPKKPCYMCARLRRGSLYSHAVELGCNKLALGHHMDDVVETTVMSMFYMGKVETMLPKLHSDNFDIELIRPLFYVEEKDIRRFVKYIDLTPMACGCEVAKGILDSKRRDTKALLNSLVEKDKDIKKRIMQSVFNVNIEKILGFKCKKEKYSVYDKITIKKD; encoded by the coding sequence ATGAAACCTTTAATTGATGTTGAAAGAGCACTACAAAAAAAATTTAAAAGAGTTTTATGGTCTCCATTTATTCACGCATTAAAAGATTTTAACTTAGTTAATGAGGGAGATAAAATTGCTGTTGCAATATCTGGTGGTAAAGACTCTTTAGTTCTAGCCAAATTATTTCAAGAATTAAAAAGAGTTAGTACAGTTAATTTTGAAGTTGTTTTCTTATCAATGAATCCAGGATTTACAGAAGAAAATCTTAAAATGTTAAAAGAAAATGTAAAAAACTTGAATATACCTTGTCATATATATGATGATAATGTATTTAAAATAGCTCAAAAAATGGATCCTAAAAAACCTTGCTATATGTGTGCTAGACTTCGTCGTGGAAGTCTTTATTCACACGCTGTGGAACTTGGGTGTAATAAACTAGCACTAGGTCATCATATGGATGATGTGGTTGAAACAACTGTTATGAGTATGTTCTATATGGGAAAAGTTGAAACTATGCTACCTAAACTACACTCAGATAATTTTGATATAGAGTTAATAAGACCTCTTTTTTATGTTGAAGAAAAGGATATAAGAAGGTTTGTTAAATACATAGACTTAACTCCCATGGCTTGCGGTTGTGAAGTTGCTAAGGGTATACTTGATAGTAAAAGAAGAGATACAAAAGCACTATTAAATAGTCTTGTTGAAAAAGATAAAGATATTAAAAAAAGAATAATGCAAAGTGTATTTAATGTTAATATAGAAAAGATATTGGGCTTTAAGTGTAAAAAAGAAAAATATTCTGTATATGATAAAATTACAATAAAAAAAGATTGA
- a CDS encoding histidine-type phosphatase, with the protein MDIKKTVIFSRHGLRYPLIYKQQFIDLFGHDITNWDFSDDEMGILTKRGELLEHKFGIYFRDFFKGKKIDSIFSNSMRRTYLTARCIALGMMPYEDVQINTRLSGFKQMDLDFCLLFDNKKTVLQEKGPIIDKEFLPVYTKMEELLGVEKGTISDKKTTFFIDDDKFLHIRGALKIATDICDLFILKYYEGFDEDKIFKSSQFIKDIKFMSRAKDMFLDCVFSDKYYQDNANGNVYDKILKAELYSPNKFSLIVGHDSNLSLIFSKLGITYEPNERSIEKYPVGAKLIFNIFEDNSYEVYYTYFDYETIRGDKDNDPVIEFLKKGRL; encoded by the coding sequence ATGGATATTAAAAAAACTGTTATATTCAGTAGACACGGTCTACGTTATCCATTAATTTACAAACAACAATTTATTGATCTTTTTGGACACGATATTACTAATTGGGACTTTTCAGACGATGAAATGGGAATCCTAACTAAAAGAGGTGAACTTTTAGAGCATAAATTTGGTATATATTTTAGAGATTTTTTTAAAGGTAAAAAAATAGATAGTATTTTTTCTAATTCAATGAGACGTACATATCTTACAGCAAGATGCATTGCTCTAGGAATGATGCCTTATGAAGATGTTCAAATTAATACAAGACTTAGTGGATTTAAGCAAATGGATTTGGACTTTTGCCTTTTATTTGACAACAAAAAAACTGTATTACAAGAAAAAGGTCCTATTATAGACAAAGAATTTTTACCTGTATATACAAAGATGGAAGAACTACTTGGTGTAGAAAAAGGTACTATTTCTGATAAAAAAACAACTTTCTTTATTGACGATGATAAATTCTTACATATACGTGGTGCTTTAAAAATTGCAACCGATATTTGTGATTTATTCATACTTAAATATTATGAAGGTTTTGATGAAGATAAAATATTTAAAAGTTCTCAGTTTATAAAAGACATAAAATTTATGTCAAGAGCTAAAGATATGTTTTTAGACTGCGTTTTCTCAGATAAGTACTATCAAGATAATGCAAATGGAAATGTATATGATAAGATATTAAAAGCAGAACTATATAGTCCTAATAAATTTTCACTAATAGTGGGACATGACTCTAATCTATCATTAATTTTTTCAAAACTAGGTATTACTTATGAACCTAATGAAAGATCAATAGAAAAATATCCTGTAGGTGCTAAATTAATATTTAATATATTTGAAGATAATTCATATGAAGTTTACTATACATATTTTGATTATGAAACAATAAGAGGAGACAAGGATAACGATCCTGTAATTGAATTCTTAAAGAAAGGACGACTATGA
- a CDS encoding ABC transporter substrate-binding protein has translation MKKFLSLVIALLLTLTSCGSKSNNNEILVGVPEPLTGEYAQYGNSIKEGIELKIAEINEKGGINGKKVKAIYQDTKGDVQEVVNIFKQMANQKVDVVIGEAISANSSALAELAQKAKIPMITPAGTAMDITKDRDYVFRTTFTDPYQGEVLAKYLKKEGATNVALLTNNGSDYSVGVANSFKATASKEGVSVTEECYTNSDKDFKSVLTKLKNMGVKTIVIPDYYNTIGLILSQAKEVGLEAQYYGADGWDGIQDSFAKLADGAVFSSQFTSDDTSPAVQEFIKNYKKKFNKEPLIFAALGYDAMTTIENAIKQGGNLRDALAKTDLELLTGHIKYDENRNPKKKVSFVQIKDGKQVLKEKFGD, from the coding sequence ATGAAAAAATTTTTAAGTTTAGTAATCGCATTGTTATTAACTTTAACAAGTTGTGGATCAAAATCGAACAACAATGAAATACTTGTTGGTGTACCAGAACCTTTAACAGGAGAATATGCACAATATGGAAATTCAATTAAAGAAGGAATTGAATTAAAGATTGCTGAAATTAATGAAAAAGGTGGAATTAATGGGAAGAAAGTAAAGGCAATTTATCAAGATACAAAAGGAGATGTACAAGAAGTAGTAAATATATTTAAACAAATGGCAAATCAAAAAGTTGATGTCGTCATCGGGGAAGCAATTTCAGCTAACTCATCTGCATTAGCAGAATTAGCACAAAAAGCAAAAATACCTATGATAACTCCAGCAGGAACTGCAATGGATATAACAAAGGATAGAGACTATGTATTCAGAACTACATTTACAGATCCATATCAAGGAGAAGTGTTAGCGAAATACTTAAAGAAAGAAGGAGCAACTAACGTAGCTTTATTAACAAATAATGGAAGTGACTATTCAGTTGGTGTAGCAAATTCATTCAAAGCAACAGCTAGCAAAGAAGGTGTAAGTGTTACAGAAGAATGTTATACAAACAGTGATAAAGACTTTAAGAGTGTATTAACAAAATTAAAGAATATGGGTGTTAAGACAATAGTAATACCTGACTACTACAACACAATAGGATTAATATTATCACAAGCAAAAGAAGTTGGATTAGAAGCACAATACTATGGTGCAGATGGTTGGGACGGAATACAAGATAGCTTCGCTAAATTAGCTGATGGAGCAGTGTTCTCATCACAATTTACATCTGATGATACTTCACCAGCAGTACAAGAATTCATAAAGAATTACAAGAAGAAATTTAATAAAGAACCTCTAATATTTGCAGCACTTGGTTATGACGCAATGACTACAATAGAAAATGCAATAAAACAAGGTGGAAATTTAAGAGATGCATTAGCTAAGACAGACTTAGAATTATTAACAGGGCATATAAAATACGATGAAAATAGAAACCCTAAAAAGAAAGTAAGTTTTGTTCAAATAAAAGATGGAAAACAAGTATTAAAAGAAAAATTCGGAGATTAA
- a CDS encoding branched-chain amino acid ABC transporter permease encodes MIKNLIDQTIIGLQTGSIYALIALGYTMVYGIVKLINFAHGDLLMVGAYVTYYGVEKGLPFSIAILISIIFCAILGILIDFFAYKPLRNAPRMSVLITAIGVSFLLESVALIIFGAAPKVIKHEYIPKYFSTTDSINIFNFSVSYLSVVVILVSVLCMVLLHLFITYTKMGKATRAVAQDSDAANLMGINSNLTISLTFAIGSALGALGGVMYALMYPRIEPYMGIMPGLKAFIAAVFGGIGSIPGAMFGGYMLGMIETYTKAYISTSWANPIVFLLLIIILLVKPSGIFGKNVKEKV; translated from the coding sequence ATGATTAAAAATTTAATAGATCAGACTATAATAGGTCTTCAGACAGGTAGTATTTATGCATTGATAGCATTGGGATACACCATGGTATATGGAATTGTAAAACTTATAAACTTTGCACATGGTGATTTGTTAATGGTAGGTGCATATGTAACATATTATGGCGTAGAAAAAGGTTTACCTTTTTCTATTGCCATTTTAATATCAATAATTTTTTGTGCTATTCTAGGAATATTAATAGACTTTTTTGCATATAAGCCATTGAGAAATGCACCTAGAATGTCAGTATTAATAACAGCAATAGGAGTCAGCTTCTTATTAGAAAGCGTAGCATTGATAATATTTGGAGCAGCACCAAAGGTTATTAAACATGAATATATACCTAAGTATTTTAGCACAACAGATAGCATTAATATATTTAATTTTTCAGTAAGTTATTTATCAGTAGTAGTAATTCTAGTATCAGTATTATGTATGGTATTATTACATCTATTCATAACTTATACAAAAATGGGTAAAGCAACAAGAGCTGTTGCACAGGATAGTGATGCAGCTAATTTGATGGGTATAAATTCAAATTTAACTATATCATTAACATTTGCAATAGGTTCAGCATTAGGAGCATTAGGTGGAGTTATGTATGCTTTAATGTATCCTAGAATAGAACCGTATATGGGTATAATGCCAGGGCTTAAAGCCTTTATAGCCGCTGTATTTGGTGGAATAGGAAGTATACCAGGTGCCATGTTTGGTGGATATATGCTAGGTATGATAGAAACATATACTAAAGCATATATATCAACAAGTTGGGCAAATCCTATAGTATTCTTGTTGTTGATAATAATATTACTTGTTAAACCAAGTGGAATATTTGGTAAAAATGTTAAGGAGAAAGTATGA
- a CDS encoding branched-chain amino acid ABC transporter permease produces MMKLKIKDSFIVGVLLIAIYAFLYLTIMNEGVFSYKAGIYINILIAILFAVSLNITVGLMGQLNLGFAGFISIGAYTGAVITRAMSNVNINDNIKLVIALIAAGIVAGIFGVIVSALTLRLKGDYLAIITLAFGEMVRYVIQNIDFLGGAAGFKNIPIITNFTNTYIVTIISLIIIIRLMTSGYGRLVLSIREDEIASENIGINTNMVKIYGFFISSFFAGVAGVLFAHNLGVLSPDKFSFVYSIEILVMVVFGGIGSITGSIVSASFITIINELLRQVSEYRVLIYSVVLIMIMIFRPEGLLGTSELTLKKIKEKIRKCYWK; encoded by the coding sequence ATGATGAAGTTAAAAATTAAAGATAGTTTTATTGTAGGAGTATTACTTATTGCTATTTATGCTTTTCTTTACTTAACAATAATGAATGAAGGTGTATTTAGCTATAAGGCAGGAATATATATTAATATATTAATAGCAATACTATTTGCAGTAAGTTTAAATATTACAGTAGGACTAATGGGACAATTAAACCTAGGTTTTGCTGGGTTCATATCAATAGGTGCTTATACAGGTGCAGTAATTACAAGAGCAATGAGTAATGTAAATATTAATGATAATATTAAATTAGTAATTGCATTAATTGCTGCTGGTATAGTAGCAGGTATATTCGGTGTTATAGTCTCAGCATTGACTTTAAGATTAAAAGGAGACTATTTAGCAATAATTACACTAGCTTTTGGAGAAATGGTTAGATATGTAATACAAAATATAGACTTTTTAGGTGGTGCAGCTGGATTTAAAAACATACCGATAATTACTAATTTTACTAATACATATATTGTAACAATAATCAGTTTAATTATTATCATCCGTCTTATGACATCAGGATATGGTAGACTTGTATTATCAATACGTGAAGATGAAATAGCTAGTGAAAATATTGGTATAAATACTAACATGGTAAAGATATATGGATTTTTCATATCATCATTTTTTGCAGGAGTAGCAGGTGTACTATTTGCACATAATTTAGGGGTATTATCACCAGATAAGTTCTCTTTTGTATATTCAATCGAAATATTAGTTATGGTAGTATTTGGTGGAATAGGAAGTATAACAGGATCAATAGTTTCAGCATCCTTCATCACTATTATTAACGAACTATTAAGACAAGTTTCTGAATATAGAGTATTGATTTATTCAGTTGTCTTAATTATGATAATGATCTTTAGACCTGAAGGGCTTTTAGGAACAAGTGAATTAACTTTAAAAAAGATTAAGGAGAAAATACGAAAATGTTATTGGAAGTAA
- a CDS encoding ABC transporter ATP-binding protein yields MLLEVKKAGIKFGGLQAVSDVDIEVDNNQLVGLIGPNGAGKTTIFNLLTGVYTADSGSICINNTDITKKKTYEIVRLGLARTFQNIRLFKHLTVLENIKMAYQYKVKYSNLDAIFRNREYRKRENEATRKAIELLDIFDMKDLAEFKAESLSYGQQRKLEIARALATKPKLLLLDEPAAGMNPQETLELMNIIKLIKEKFNISILLIEHDMKLVMGICEKLYVLNFGKIIAHGTPHEIQNNKEVIKAYLGE; encoded by the coding sequence ATGTTATTGGAAGTAAAAAAAGCTGGAATAAAGTTTGGTGGATTACAGGCTGTTAGTGATGTTGATATAGAAGTAGATAATAATCAGCTAGTAGGATTAATAGGTCCTAATGGTGCAGGTAAAACTACAATATTCAACCTTTTAACAGGTGTGTATACAGCTGATTCAGGGAGTATTTGTATAAATAATACGGATATTACAAAGAAGAAAACATATGAAATAGTGCGTTTAGGATTAGCAAGAACATTTCAAAATATACGTCTATTTAAGCATTTGACAGTTTTAGAAAATATTAAAATGGCATATCAGTATAAGGTGAAATATTCAAATCTAGATGCAATATTTAGAAATAGAGAATATAGAAAAAGAGAAAATGAAGCTACAAGAAAAGCAATTGAGTTGTTGGATATATTTGATATGAAAGATTTGGCAGAATTTAAAGCAGAAAGCTTATCATACGGACAACAAAGAAAACTAGAAATTGCAAGAGCGTTAGCAACTAAACCAAAATTGTTACTTCTAGATGAACCAGCAGCAGGGATGAATCCACAAGAAACATTAGAATTAATGAATATTATTAAATTAATAAAGGAAAAATTTAATATTTCAATACTATTAATAGAACATGATATGAAATTAGTCATGGGTATTTGTGAAAAACTTTATGTTTTGAATTTTGGTAAGATAATAGCACATGGAACACCACATGAAATTCAAAATAATAAGGAAGTTATTAAGGCATATTTAGGAGAATAA
- a CDS encoding ABC transporter ATP-binding protein, producing MKLLEVESMNVYYGGIHAVKNLTFYINKGEIVALIGANGAGKTTTLQTISGLLVPKSGQIEFKGIDVTKVKAHKLVEMGVSHTPEGRRIFTELTVLENLELGAYTRSNKEAKESIKEMFELFPRLKERKNQLAGTMSGGEQQMLAIARSLMSKPELLLLDEPSMGLAPILVEEIFKIIRKINDLGVTVLLVEQNANQSLAIANRAYVLETGEIVMEGTGKELLENQDIKKAYLGS from the coding sequence ATGAAGTTATTAGAAGTAGAATCAATGAATGTATATTACGGCGGTATTCACGCTGTTAAAAATCTTACCTTCTATATTAATAAAGGAGAAATAGTGGCACTAATAGGAGCAAATGGAGCTGGTAAGACAACTACATTACAAACTATTTCAGGTTTGTTAGTTCCTAAATCAGGTCAAATAGAATTTAAAGGTATAGATGTAACGAAAGTGAAGGCACATAAATTGGTTGAGATGGGCGTATCACATACTCCAGAAGGAAGAAGAATATTTACAGAATTAACAGTTTTAGAAAACCTAGAATTAGGAGCATATACTAGAAGTAATAAGGAAGCAAAAGAAAGTATAAAAGAAATGTTTGAACTCTTTCCAAGACTTAAAGAAAGAAAGAATCAATTAGCAGGTACTATGAGTGGTGGAGAACAACAAATGCTAGCAATAGCAAGATCATTAATGTCAAAACCAGAACTATTATTACTAGATGAACCATCTATGGGATTAGCACCTATACTTGTAGAAGAAATATTTAAAATTATTAGAAAGATAAATGACTTAGGTGTTACAGTCTTACTAGTAGAACAAAATGCAAATCAATCATTAGCAATTGCTAATAGGGCATATGTACTAGAAACAGGTGAGATAGTAATGGAAGGTACAGGTAAGGAATTACTTGAAAATCAAGATATAAAGAAGGCCTATTTAGGGTCTTAA